In Leptospira perdikensis, the following are encoded in one genomic region:
- a CDS encoding glutathione S-transferase family protein produces MRFLLVSNKESSFRFRATKIRNSLTYFTGYIFINSYPFGKLFYLPTFEGSLIVFQMDNYQTPDLLLYIHPLASFCHKVLIALYENDTEFESRIVDLMQEESSAELLAYWPVGKIPLLRDRKREKTIPETSIIIEYLNEFYPGKVKLIPSDFSLALETRLWDRFFDLYISEPMQKIVVDRLRPEGQNDKLGVEQAYQRLPIAYDMLEGQLQSHSFVVSDNFSMADCSAVPALFYADTILSFRNTHPKLTAYFERLLERQSVKRTIVEASPYFHMYPLFDKIPKRFLNEKK; encoded by the coding sequence GTGAGATTTTTACTAGTATCCAATAAGGAAAGTTCCTTTCGATTTCGAGCCACTAAAATTCGAAACTCACTTACCTATTTCACAGGATATATTTTTATAAATAGTTATCCATTTGGGAAACTATTTTACTTGCCAACTTTTGAGGGTTCTTTGATAGTTTTCCAAATGGATAACTATCAAACCCCAGACCTATTACTTTACATTCACCCTCTCGCTTCCTTTTGCCATAAGGTTCTCATCGCCCTTTATGAAAATGATACAGAATTTGAATCCCGGATCGTGGATTTAATGCAAGAAGAGTCTAGCGCGGAACTTTTGGCCTATTGGCCTGTGGGTAAAATTCCATTGCTTCGGGATAGAAAACGAGAGAAAACAATCCCTGAGACTTCCATCATCATTGAATATTTAAATGAATTTTATCCCGGCAAAGTAAAACTCATTCCTTCGGATTTTTCATTGGCTCTCGAGACAAGGCTTTGGGATCGTTTTTTTGATCTTTATATCAGCGAACCGATGCAGAAGATTGTTGTCGATCGTTTGCGGCCAGAGGGGCAAAACGACAAACTCGGAGTGGAACAAGCATACCAGAGATTGCCTATTGCTTATGATATGTTGGAGGGACAATTACAATCTCATTCCTTTGTTGTTAGTGATAATTTTAGTATGGCAGACTGTTCGGCAGTTCCTGCTTTGTTTTATGCGGATACGATTTTAAGTTTTCGTAATACACATCCAAAACTTACCGCTTATTTTGAAAGATTATTAGAAAGGCAGTCCGTAAAACGTACGATAGTTGAAGCCTCACCCTATTTTCATATGTATCCACTTTTTGATAAAATTCCCAAAAGGTTTTTAAATGAAAAAAAATAA
- a CDS encoding ArsR/SmtB family transcription factor, which translates to MKTNAIGLENIFHALSDRSRLSMVERLSFGPLSVKELAEPLNMALPSALKHLKVLEDGGIVISEKLGRVRTYQLDKSRLSAIDLWMADRKAAWNRSFDRLGKFLIESSDEDSDGE; encoded by the coding sequence ATGAAGACTAATGCCATTGGTTTAGAAAACATCTTTCATGCTCTTTCGGATAGGAGTCGTTTGTCTATGGTGGAACGATTGAGTTTTGGACCTCTTTCTGTCAAAGAATTGGCAGAACCTTTAAACATGGCTTTACCGTCTGCTTTGAAACATTTAAAAGTTTTGGAAGATGGTGGTATAGTTATTTCAGAAAAGTTAGGTAGGGTTCGTACATATCAATTGGATAAGAGTCGACTTTCAGCAATCGATTTATGGATGGCTGATAGAAAGGCCGCTTGGAACAGAAGTTTTGATCGGTTGGGAAAATTTTTAATCGAATCATCGGATGAGGATTCCGACGGAGAATAA
- a CDS encoding SRPBCC family protein: MKEGQVTHSTFTIERILPASKERSFAAWANADSKRRWFACHDDWKTVEFNLDFKVGGKESNLVVTPSGSRHVFDATFYDIIPNERIVYAFGMYVNDIRISVSLVTVLFESPVVGRTKMLFTEQIILLNDPDSKNVFNLDEEVRGRVEGTNAGFDRLEKEFS; the protein is encoded by the coding sequence ATGAAAGAAGGTCAAGTAACACACTCAACATTTACTATTGAAAGGATTTTACCTGCTTCTAAAGAACGATCTTTTGCTGCTTGGGCCAATGCAGATTCCAAACGAAGATGGTTCGCATGCCATGACGATTGGAAGACTGTCGAATTCAATTTGGACTTTAAAGTCGGCGGAAAAGAATCTAATTTAGTCGTAACACCTTCAGGAAGTCGGCATGTTTTTGATGCAACCTTTTATGATATCATCCCCAATGAAAGAATTGTCTATGCTTTTGGTATGTATGTAAATGATATTCGGATCTCTGTATCTCTTGTGACGGTTTTATTTGAATCACCTGTTGTTGGCAGAACCAAAATGTTGTTTACCGAACAGATTATCCTCTTGAACGATCCTGATAGTAAAAATGTGTTCAATTTGGATGAAGAAGTCCGTGGTCGTGTAGAAGGTACAAACGCAGGATTTGATCGACTTGAAAAAGAGTTTTCCTAG